Part of the Syntrophorhabdales bacterium genome is shown below.
TGAGGAACGGCACAAGTCGGGCGCCGCGTTCTTTCAGAAACTGGGCGGCTTTTCTCCGACCCTCGGCATTATGGGGACTGTGCTCGGTCTCATCCATGCCCTCGGAAATATCGAGAACGCCTCAAACATCGCTGCTTCCATTGCCGGCGCATTCATAGCCACCTTGTGGGGTGTCGCGCTCGCCAACCTCATATACCTCCCGATCTCTGACAAGTTGAAAGCCAAGCATCAGGACGAGGGCCTCTGCCTTGAAATCATTACAGAGGGCGTCATGTCTCTTGCCATGGGGGATAACCCCCGGGTCATCAGAATGAAACTGCTCTCTTTCCTAATCCCTGATATGAGAACGGAGGAGGACTAGTGAGAAAGAAGAAACCGGAGGAGCACGAGAACCTCGAGCGCTGGCTGATCACTTACGCCGACCTGATCACGCTCCTCCTTGCTTTCTTCATCCTGATGTACACGATGTCCAAACAGGACTCCAAGAAATATCAGGAGGTCGCAGCGCACCTGAAAGCGATATTCTCCGGAAGCCATGCCATTCTGGCGACAGGCAACGTCGCAGGCAAGGCGCCAATAGAACTTTCATTCAAGGGCGGAGCGGAGAATGTTGCAGCCCTTAAGGAACAGTTAGAAAAAGAACTGCGGGAGATTGGAGACAAGGGCGCAGCTGATGGGATGCAGAATATTTCGCTCGTTTCTGATGAGCGGGGTCTCGTGGTCCGTGCTATGGAGAAAGCGTTCTTTGATACAGGTAGGGCTGATCTCACCTCCAGGGCGCGAAGCGCTCTGGACGGGATAGCGCCGGTCCTCGTGGGTATGCCTAATCATGTGCGCGTGGAAGGGCACACAGACAATGTGCCGATCAGTACGAGCGAGTTCAGATCAAACTGGGAGTTGTCTGTGAGACGGGCGACAGAGGTGGTGAGATACCTGGTAGAGCGACGTCATTTTCCACCAGACCGTATTTCTGCATCGGGTTATGCGGAATACCGCCCCATAGCTTCCAATGACACACCGGAAGATCGCGCCACCAACAGGCGCATCGAGATCATAATAGTGAACGTTGCCGAGAATAAGCCGAAGGCACCGGCTGCCCCTCCTCCGGAGACGCCACCCAACAAGCAGTAGATCGGTCGCCCGGCATCTTCCAGTACTTTTTCATGTACTGGTTGTGCGTTACTATTCGCTAGCCACTGTTCACTTCTTTGCAGCCGTTTTCGCTTTTTGACAAGCCTACGTCAGATTGTTTAAACTTTGCCCGTAGCCATGGTGCTTGTAAGAATCATTTTGCTTCCCTTGAGAGAGATCGCGCTTTTTCCGTCATTGATCGTCCCCATTGTCTTTCAGGATGAATCCTGCAGTAGACCATTTACTGAATCGCTGGAGTCGGGACTTCCTCTGGGGTTTGTGGCAGTGAAAGACCCCGCGGCAGTCGTGCCTGGCCCCAAGGATGTGTTCACTGTGGGTACAATAGGGCACGTGCTTCAGTACTCAAGGGATGAAAAGAGCCTGCTTCGGGTGATTATAGAGGGCAGACAACGATTCAAGCTGAAGAAGATCCTTGAGACCACCCCCTGCCTGATAGGAGAAGTGGAGATTATCAGTGAGCAGGAAAAGGCGAATACGGTGACGGACGCACTCACCCAGAGCATAAATGCGCTTCTCAAGATTTGCCTGAGCTTCGGTGCGCCCCTCTCTGAAGAGGTGGTGAGGTTGATCGGGAATGTTGACCGGCCGGGTAAGCTGGCAGACCTCATGGCTTC
Proteins encoded:
- a CDS encoding MotA/TolQ/ExbB proton channel family protein codes for the protein EERHKSGAAFFQKLGGFSPTLGIMGTVLGLIHALGNIENASNIAASIAGAFIATLWGVALANLIYLPISDKLKAKHQDEGLCLEIITEGVMSLAMGDNPRVIRMKLLSFLIPDMRTEED
- a CDS encoding flagellar motor protein MotB; this translates as MRKKKPEEHENLERWLITYADLITLLLAFFILMYTMSKQDSKKYQEVAAHLKAIFSGSHAILATGNVAGKAPIELSFKGGAENVAALKEQLEKELREIGDKGAADGMQNISLVSDERGLVVRAMEKAFFDTGRADLTSRARSALDGIAPVLVGMPNHVRVEGHTDNVPISTSEFRSNWELSVRRATEVVRYLVERRHFPPDRISASGYAEYRPIASNDTPEDRATNRRIEIIIVNVAENKPKAPAAPPPETPPNKQ